In the genome of Desulfofarcimen acetoxidans DSM 771, one region contains:
- a CDS encoding ATP-binding protein — protein sequence MQLEFEIKGMDFARAGEAAAKIKKALQMVGMEVETIRKTLVVAYEAELNVVIHAYAGTLTAKISPDAVEIKVMDEGPGIADIELAMQEGYSTAPSNIREMGFGAGMGLPNIERCSDQMELTSEVNQGTLLTAIIFNRTSGEK from the coding sequence TTGCAGTTGGAATTTGAAATTAAGGGCATGGACTTTGCCCGGGCCGGGGAAGCGGCAGCAAAAATAAAAAAAGCTCTGCAAATGGTTGGGATGGAAGTCGAAACCATCAGGAAAACCTTAGTTGTAGCCTATGAGGCCGAACTTAATGTAGTTATTCACGCTTATGCCGGTACACTGACTGCAAAAATCAGCCCTGATGCCGTGGAGATAAAGGTTATGGATGAGGGACCGGGTATAGCCGATATTGAACTGGCCATGCAGGAGGGTTATTCCACCGCACCTTCCAACATCAGAGAAATGGGTTTCGGAGCGGGTATGGGACTTCCCAATATTGAGCGCTGCTCGGATCAAATGGAACTAACCTCCGAAGTTAATCAAGGGACCCTGCTCACTGCCATAATATTCAACAGGACAAGTGGTGAGAAATAA
- a CDS encoding DRTGG domain-containing protein, translated as MISIKLHQVNELLEAEVITGEELLDLTVNYGFGCDLISDSLSFSRPDCLLLTGLTNIQIIRVAEMVEAKAIVFVRGKKPGTEIIEMSRQKKIPLMSTKRFLFESCGILYQHGLRSY; from the coding sequence GTGATCAGTATCAAACTGCATCAGGTGAATGAACTTTTAGAAGCTGAAGTTATAACAGGTGAAGAACTTTTAGACCTTACTGTAAATTATGGTTTTGGCTGTGATTTAATCAGTGACTCACTGAGTTTTTCCAGACCTGACTGCCTGTTGTTAACGGGACTTACCAATATTCAAATCATCCGGGTGGCTGAAATGGTTGAGGCTAAAGCTATAGTATTTGTAAGAGGGAAAAAACCTGGCACCGAAATAATTGAAATGTCCCGACAAAAAAAAATTCCCCTGATGAGCACCAAGCGATTTCTTTTCGAAAGCTGCGGCATTCTTTACCAGCATGGTCTGCGCAGCTACTAA
- a CDS encoding [Fe-Fe] hydrogenase large subunit C-terminal domain-containing protein gives MQKYFHSVRLDEDKCKGCTNCVKRCPTEAIRVREGRALIIEERCIDCGECIKICPNRAKLATTDGLEQLQNFHYTIALPAPSLYAQFEPNTSPEQILGALLNIGFDDIFEVALGAEAVSLALRDYLSRDHPRPMISSACPAVLRLMQVRFPGLLQHIVPIETPMEISAGLAREKARQQHGFSDNQIGVFFITPCPAKVTAIKQPFGEKSYVDGAISMSVIYGELLHSLDSPSTKQLPLLSGARGVGWGKAGGENHAIRCHSHLAVDGIHSIINVLEEIERGGLSDIDYLEAQACTGGCIGGPLAPQNLFVARVRMDNLVKKLSLQPDRPKSLSTDPEFLRLNKPILPRPALKLDQDINRAIEMLEEVEKITEDLPGLDCGSCGSPNCRALAEDIVRGYADTSFCIFKLRQRLQILAREIVDLSHKQPPAMGREREKELKEGDA, from the coding sequence ATGCAGAAATATTTTCACTCTGTAAGACTGGACGAAGATAAGTGCAAAGGCTGCACCAATTGCGTCAAACGCTGCCCCACCGAGGCTATCCGGGTAAGGGAAGGACGGGCTCTAATTATTGAAGAACGCTGTATCGACTGCGGTGAGTGCATAAAAATTTGCCCGAACCGGGCTAAACTGGCCACAACTGACGGGCTGGAGCAGCTGCAAAACTTTCATTACACCATCGCACTGCCTGCTCCTTCTCTTTATGCGCAATTTGAGCCTAATACCAGTCCCGAACAAATATTAGGCGCACTTTTAAACATAGGCTTTGACGATATTTTCGAAGTAGCCCTGGGAGCCGAGGCAGTTTCACTGGCTCTGAGAGATTACCTTAGCCGCGATCATCCAAGGCCCATGATTTCTTCCGCCTGTCCGGCCGTACTCAGGCTGATGCAGGTGCGTTTTCCCGGACTATTGCAGCACATAGTGCCAATCGAGACACCTATGGAAATTTCAGCCGGGCTGGCCAGGGAAAAGGCCCGTCAGCAGCATGGCTTCAGTGACAACCAGATAGGCGTCTTTTTTATAACTCCCTGCCCGGCCAAAGTAACTGCCATAAAACAACCATTCGGGGAAAAATCCTATGTGGACGGCGCTATTTCAATGTCCGTAATCTACGGCGAACTGCTGCATAGTCTTGATTCACCATCAACGAAACAATTACCTTTATTATCAGGAGCCAGGGGTGTGGGCTGGGGAAAAGCCGGAGGAGAAAACCATGCCATCAGGTGCCACTCACATCTGGCTGTAGACGGTATTCACAGTATTATCAACGTGCTGGAGGAAATTGAAAGAGGTGGCTTAAGCGATATAGATTACCTGGAAGCACAGGCCTGCACCGGCGGCTGTATCGGCGGCCCGCTGGCGCCTCAAAATCTGTTCGTAGCACGCGTTCGCATGGATAACCTGGTCAAAAAGCTGAGTTTGCAACCGGACAGGCCAAAGAGTTTATCAACGGATCCGGAGTTCTTACGCCTGAATAAACCAATTTTGCCCAGACCCGCCCTAAAACTGGACCAGGATATTAACCGGGCTATTGAAATGCTGGAAGAAGTTGAAAAGATAACGGAAGATTTACCCGGTCTGGATTGCGGTTCTTGCGGCTCTCCAAACTGCCGGGCACTGGCGGAGGATATTGTCAGGGGCTACGCGGATACCAGCTTCTGCATCTTCAAACTCCGTCAAAGGCTGCAGATTTTAGCCCGTGAGATAGTGGACCTATCCCACAAGCAGCCCCCGGCCATGGGCAGAGAGAGGGAAAAAGAACTTAAAGAAGGTGATGCCTGA